The following is a genomic window from Carassius carassius chromosome 24, fCarCar2.1, whole genome shotgun sequence.
GATACGGAACTGTTTACCCGCAAAGAAGATGTAATAATAAGCGGCCTTGATGTTAAACCGAGGACGTACGCTGCCGCGGTGACTAAGAGAGATGACGAGAAAAGCCTAAATTCGAAAGATCAAGAATCCCTCGAAACGCAGGTAATCTCCTTTCTTCAAAATAGGAACATCCATCTGGACAAGAGTAACATCACAGCTTGACACATTCTACCAAGAAAGGACCGCACAACCAAGCCCAGAATCATGATGAGTTTTGTGAATTGTAAACACAAAACGGAAATTTTGTTGCAGGGAAAAAAGCTCAAAGGCACGGCGGTGTACATCAATGAACACCTAACATCCAAAAATGCCGAGATTGCCCAAATTGCTCGGCAGCTATGGAAGGAACGTAAAATAAAGGCTATCTGGACTAGAGATTGCAAGGTGTTGATAAGATTGAATGGCCCCTCGACTGAAGCGGAGAAAGTGTTGATGATTAGGGagctgaaagatctggactgctaCAAATGAAGATGATGGCAAACATGCTTCTTGGGAATATAGGAACTTTGGGCCAGGTGAAGACCAAAGGATTAGTCACGTTTTTGGCCggatatatattaaattttttacttttcttgAGGGGTGCTCAAAAAGTTTCTATCCTTGGCCGATGTTTAATTAGTTTTGAAGGGAGTTCGGTGCACCTATGGGAACAAGGTAGGAAACATTTTTCTACTTTGACTATGACTGTTTATAGtagggttatttatttattttatttttttattcatcgaTCCGGATTTACAATGCTTTCCTGGAGACGCAGGCTCAAACTTTATAAACTGTTAATATTACACTGCCTTTGCTACTGCTGCTTTTTTGTAAAcctacttttttttcattttttgccaCTGGGACTTACTGcagcgactttttttttttttttacttattgtgGACTAAATCATTTATTTCTCCATATGGCGGCACTTGTTGGTTAAACACAGCAGttgtaaaaacaatatttgtaGGGTATTATTATTTGTCTATTTGTTTGCTTATAGAAAATGATGACTGAGACTGATTTCTCTGGGCCTACAAGGGGCTACACACTGTTAAGAGCTAAATACATAGACTACAAGTTGTATGATTTTGAATGCAGTATTGATCCAGAAAATCACTGCTTTAACACAATTAATTCCACGTGTGATTACTATACAGAAGAAAAGTTTAATGATACAGTTAGCCTGGACAGTAATTtttcagtaatacattttaattgtagGAGTTTGTATGCAAGCTTTACAAAGATCCAGGAATACTTAAGGtctttaaaacataaattttcAGCCATAGCACTGTCAGAAACATGGGTTAATGAAGCTCGAGGTGTAGATTTCTGTATGGAAGGTTATGAATTGCATCATTGCAGTAGAAGAGATAAGAGGGGAGGCGGTGTTGCCTTATTTGTGACCACTGAATTGAAATGCAAAATTGTAGAATGTATGACAACAGCCATTAAtgatttatttgaatgtattacaGTGGAGATTGATATGGAAAAGAAGAGGAATGTTGTTGTTACATGCATTTACAGAACACCTGGGTCAAAAATTGAAACATTCAATGAACAGCTAGAAAAGGTGTTATGTCAgctgaatgaaaagaaaaactataTTTTGTGTGGGGACACAAACATCGATTTGTTGAGTGTGAATAGACAAGTTGCAGCTAGTGATTATTTGGAGATGCTATACAGTAAACGGTTGTTTCCATTGATCACCGAGCCAACTCGGATTACTACAACATGTTCAACATTGATCGACCATATCTTCACAAATGTTTTAGAAAGTAAAACCAAGAGTGGTTTGGAGATCAATGATATAAGCGACCATTTGCctgttttttgtgttttggaTTGTCAAATACCCAATGAGAAGGAAGCTGGCTGTAGGACTAAATATGTTAGAAAAAGGACAGATGAAGCAATTTTTAGATTTAGAAATGACTTGAGTGAACAAGACTGGGAAGAGGTGTATGTCAGGGAAGTAAATGCAGCATATGAAGCTTTTCTAGATAAATATCTTACATTATATGAAAGGCATTGTCCATATGTGCAATGTAGATATAAGGACAGCTTATATCTACATCCAAAAACCCTTGGATTACTAGGGGACTACAGAATGCATGCAAAAAGAAGAATACACTTTATAGAGATTTTATCAAATTTAGGTCAAAAGAAGCAGAAATGAAGTATAAgctgtataaaaataaattaacaacaataatgagacaAGTGAAAAAAGATTATTTTGGAAGTTTATTAGaaaaaacaaaactgatattAAAGGAACAtggaatattttgaataagctgATTGGGAAAATTACATTAGGTCAGGACAGTACACCACACCATTTCATAAACGAGGataataagaaaattaaaaacTTAAACGAAGTAGTAAATGAATTTAATTCCTTTTTTGTAAATGTGGGACCCAAGCTAGCAGAGAATATTGAAAAACATAACTCAGGGCCACAGAATGGAGGGACAAGGGGGAGTAGAGTACTCCAATCAATGTTTCTTGGAGATGTTAGTGAAAATAAAATTCTATCTAtagtaaatgcattaaaaaacaagACATCTACAGATACGGATGGGTTAGATATGATCATTGTGAAATGTAAAAACCTTTAAGTTACATATTTAATCTTTCATTTCGAACAGGGATCTTCCCTAATAGGATGAAGGTAGCAAAGGTGGTCCCACTATACAAAGACGGTGATAAGCATAGGTTTacaaattatagaccaatttcgcTATTATCTCAATTTTCTAAAGTCCTTGAAAAAAATTTTGTGCAAAAATTAGAtgaatttattgaaaaaaaaaacaattgttaaaCGAGAGTCAGTATGGATTCCGTTCAGGTAGATCTACAGCTTCTGCGACCATGAACATAATTGAGGACATAGTAAATGCAACTGACAATAAGAAACACACAATAGGTGTTTATTGACTTAAAGAAAGCATTTGATACAGTTGATCATTCAATCTTGTTTTTAAAGCTACAATTATATGGTGTGAGAGGAATAGTATTGGATTGGTTAAGTAGTTATTTGAACAAAAGAAAACAGTACGTtcagtataataataacaaatccaataatatgcaaattaaatgtGGTATACCGCAAGGTTCCTTTTTAGGACCAAAATTATTTATGCTTTACTTTAATGACATTTGTGATGTATCTAAGTTATTGAATTTTGTTCTATTCGCAGATGACACAAACATTTACCTCTCAGGAAATGACTTAAATGAATTGGTAATTAGTATGGAACAAGAAATGGTTAAAGTGAAGGAATGGTTTGACATTAATAGGTTGTCATTAAATCTAAAGAAAACAAAGTTTATGATTTTTGGTAATAGAAAAAAAGATGATAGTATTGTACTATCAATAGCAGgaacaaaaataatgaaagttAAACCACATATcttatacatacaaaaaaagatATCTAAGAGTATTTTTGTACTAAATAAGGTAAAACGTGTTAGATTATAAGGCATTGAGAACTTTGTATTGTGCACTGGTGTTGCCCTACATCAGCTACTGTGTGGAGGTGTGGGGAAACACATATCAAAGCAATACAAAGTCACTCTTTCTATTACAAAAGAGAGTCATACGaactatatttaaaacagattataGAGAGCACACAAATGCCTTATTTTTTGGCTCTAAATTGTTAAAATTTAAAGAATTGGTCGAATTACGGACACTTATTGTTATGTTTAAAGCAAAAAATAGAGTATTGCCCACAAACCTTCAACACTTGTTTGTCCTTATAGAATATGAAGGAAGAAGAAAGGGACATTTTAGGTATCAAACTGTAAGGACAACAGCAAAACAAATGTGTACTTCAGTCGTGGGAGTGAAAGTTTGGAATTCTCTACAAAATGTACTAAagcaatgtaaaaatatatttcagttaaaaaaaagatttaaagagAAACCAATGGATTTGTATGAACACTTATAgaaattgatgatgatgatgatgatggttgtGATTTTGGTTTGCTTTTGCTTTGGATGAATACTTATAgaaattgatgatgatgatggtcgTGATCGTGGTTTGCTTTTGCTTTGGAATCTGTTTTAGGTTGGTGTTTTGGTTTctagtttgtttcatttgttatCATCATGCATTGACGGGGACTTgatatgttgtttttttgttgtttttttgttcaggGGGCAGGAAATAGAAGATATTCTTCACCCTGCCTCCTTTTCATCAtggttttataaattatatatatgaggATGATGAAGTAAGttttgttggaaaaaaaaatatccttgaatgaaataaacattatcaatatcaatatcaatatcaatttcttatccagtcataaaaacagagagGACGGAAACATGAACAACGTCTCcaaaactgctctgagagtcacttcatgaacaTTTTACTCATTGATTTGAGTAAAAACAGCTTCATATAACCTACAAtagataaatgataaataaaatgtatgttttatgccttcattttgatAAAAATTCAAAAGGCTACATtaagaaaaaatgtaattaacaaattaagttgtttatacattcaaAGAAtcagacatgctaaaacacagaattaggtataaaaaaatataaataatatatagagaaaaaattaaattcatAGCGCCCTAAACTTGacattttgttaaacttttaatagaTTTATGTGaaatgtataagtttcatgattcTGATTAATTAGACTTGCTTTTTAATTGATACAATTTAatgtaactattaaaaaggagtacagcaatacagaacaattaaatgttaatttgaaaaaaatgcatttagaataaaataaaataaaacagaatttaggaAAAAAGAAAATGGATTTAATAGGGTCCTATCCCTCAGCCTTGCTGCGCCccccagtttgggaaccactgttttCTTCTTGGAAATAGATACACTAattgtgtttattatatatacttttttattaaagttaaaatctACTTCATTTCCACTTTAAagttaagtttatatttttgtgcAATTACTTGTCAGTAACACTTCTGCAGTGTTAACATGATGTTTATTACTGCataaaattaattgaaataaatgtttaatttataaagtacaagttgatttcaaaatgcacctacatttttttagcattttgcatttttaagttgaataaaatactattttgccctatatatttcatcattgaggatttcttaaaaaaaaaaaaaaatctcatatcGTTCTTGTGAACCCAGTCTCGTGTTTTGTCTCATGGCATAAGTGTCTCATCataccctaatatatatatatatatatatatatatatatatatatatatattattcttttttattgtgttgttgttgttcttaaatttcgtaaaaaaaaaaaaaatcttacttaaaAAATCTTTGAATTAGAGTACTAAAGTGGTGTCACCTTTAGACTTTTTGATCTAACCATAATGCAACTGTGTTAGTTAATAACAGAAAGGCcttattttaaaaagacaatacTCTTTTCTTCAAACTGTTTTATCAAGGCAAAGGTATGATATGCATTGGAAGAGAATGACGTACAGGGACAGAATCCGGGAGCAGGTGCTATATGCAGAAATGTGGTGTGTGCTAGTGTGAATGATCGCACAGAGGTATTGAAAAAGACAGTTTTCTTACCCGATGTGTTGCTGTGAGCTCCATCACTCTGACCTTGTAATCAGTAGCATCCTTCTCAGACAGTAACGTCACCACATATCTGCCTGCTTCCTTTTGCTTTTCGTCAGTAGTTGGCCagtatgggacacacttattctGCAGAGGGCGcatgtaacaaaaaaaacaactatatatTAATAGAcctcaaaatgttacatttacagTCAAGAGATtttctactaataataatactaaataaaaaaaattgaattcatTATGAATTGGAAGATTGTCAACAATTACTAACCCGTCCTTTTTCAACCTCCCTTGTTGTCATGACAATTACTCGAGTCTTTTCTTGCCATACCATTTGCCAGAAATCGTTTACAGTTGTTAGGAGGCAGCCTTGACAAGCAATGTAAACTTTCTGGTAATTAATATCCATTAATTTGTTCTGGGAGCACAGACATATAGAaaaagagaggaggagagaaaagAGAGGGTTTAACGAAAGAATTTGAGAGATTTATGATTATGTTGTGATTTATGTTGTGGACGTACTACAACATAGTTGGCATTGATGTAATCAGAGCCGACAACATTGGGATCTGCGTTTTGCAGGATAACCCTAGTATCATCAACTGAAAAGAgaagaaatgtaaatatttattataaaaactgtcACAATTTATGCAACTTCTCACTACTAaacttatatttcatttatatttttccaaGAAATATTGCAGTGCGATGAGATTCATTGCTCACAGGGAAGGATGTTCTTATAtctgtttttgcttttgttttctgGTCTCATTCCTTCATCTCTGCTCTTCGTTACCTTAGTTTCCAACTTTTGCAACGcctgaaagaagaaaaacagattTATAGATCAGAAATAGCACAGATAGAGAGTACACATGACCACATCCTGCCTGTAGAGAACAGCTCTGAACAACAGTTTGGATGTGGTCTAACCTTACTACGACCAGTGATCATCTTAGTAGGAACGCACTAATTTTAGCAACAGTTGATCAACATGTACAAATTGTTATAAttacaaaaatgacagtaaaaatgcATGAATTGTCTTTAATCAGAAGCTAATGTAAAAGTAGATGATGTGGAAAAAAACAGATGGCAATTAAACGTGTGCCTGTGACTTcatctgtttttgtctttttatgtaaaaaaataaatgtaaaaacacaaaataaaaaaatatacatatttaatttattaatttattaaataaatccaaataATTATCTCTTAAGATCTAACTGCTTTGAAAGAACAAGAACCTAACCTAAAACTACAACGCAAATCTTTCAAAACTTGTGtggaattaaaactttttttactcACATTAACTAATCTGCagagttttgttttaaattttattttatttaatttatatatatatatttctttaattgtttacttattttcagtttttgcaattttggTTTCTCCTAAGCAAGTCAATGCTCAACAATCTgacaaaataatcaaatatgacaaaaaatttatcataaatatgatttaactcaaatcaaatcacatttaaaaaggtgttttttttaggCTGGTCCATATTATAAAACAGGTTATTTGAACTGAAAAGCAGTAACTccatattaagatattttaatgtattttctttacaaaagtagcattactgcaatattttcaaaatagttttttccaAATAAATCCCACAATGTGTTCATTAAATGTTGCTGTGCTTCTAATGCATTAAGGACTTGTGATTCATCTACAGCAGGTGGGGAATAACCTTTAAACATGCCACTCACATCAAACTCTTCCCAGAACCCAGCTTTTATCTTTTTATCGGCCCCGTCCATGTTATCGGAGGTCAGGTCGAGCTGCTTTACTCTGCTCTCAATATCAGCTGCGTTCAACCTTGTGGAGTAATAAGGCTGAGGAAAAGGATAGACATCGAAACAAATGCAAACAGGGAGAAGAGCGAAACatcaacacagacagacagaaaagagTAGGAGACCGACAACAGAAAggaggagagagacagaaagggCGAAGATTAATCACAACATTAAAGGTGCTTCCCACAGTTTTTTTGTGATGTGCCGTTTTGTCACACTAATAAATAACTCTATTTCACAGTTATCTTCCAGCCAAATCTCTTTACCTCTGCAGAACAGATGCTCTTAATTTCAGCTTTCTTACACTTTCGAAACATTTCAGCTTAATTTATCAATAATTTCTGTATAAGCTAACATGACCAAACCTTACAGTCAGTTTCCACAGTGCTGTGGTTAATACCAGTAGATGGTTAGTTGCTGGTGCTTTTGTTGGAACATCTCGCTTCACATTTATGTtggtatgaaaaaataaaaaaccctctCACTCACTACAGATGTTCCTCACCTGTTTGAGGTAAACCATTGTCCCAGACAACTCCTCAATACCAGTGCGTTTGAAATGCTCCACAAGGTCTGCCAAATTGTCAAAAACGTCTTTACCACCAACTGTGTAACGGTCATTCTGAAAATCAACATGCATAAGAAATGAAAAGTGAATCAGTCAGTTGAATTCATACTCAAGGGTAACATGCCGTTCACTGGCACCTTAACTGGATGCCAAAATTgaccttcaaataattattaaaatgattataatATAAAGACAAGacattataaaaaacatttagacTGTGAGAGAAAGCATATTATACTTTCTTTGTTTTACTCATGAACGCCATTTCCTTTGAGATTACTGCATTTACGTTTGAACAACATTTTAAGTGGATGTGCCTCATTTGAAGTCAGTTCCATCACATTCACTACGGCCGTGCTGAGAATCTCCAAAAACCTGTTCTCATAATCTTGTGAAGCATAGGTTTTATTGAAAACCAAACTTTTTGAATAGGTTTGCTTGAAAATGTGCTAATAACATCACCAAAACGGCAACACAAAAGCTCTCTGTGTCTTTAAATCAGATTAACAGAAGCTGTCCACTGGTGAGAGCTTACATTTTCTTAGATAAAATAGGGTTAGCATAGGCTGATTTAAAAGGTTTTAGGCCTTAACAGAATTGTTTGGTTCTCTGAGCTGATTAGAACCGTCTTCACAGAACACAGTTTGTTCTGTTAATCTGCTCAGAGGGTAACAATGCAACGACGGTGGTTTTTCTGCTTTGAACCTCACTAAAGCACATACGCATACGCACATACCAGtggaataaataaacaattgaCAGGCAGTGCGTTGACCTGATTTTCCCTTGGCCATATACTTCAACTATTCATTTCAACAGCACAACAATAGTGCTTATTTAGAGCCCTGAGTGGAGCATGACCACCCCCGCtgccattcacacacactcatgacTCCAGTTGCGTTTTTCAGGTAAGCCCAAGCATGTGAATCAGTGTCGTAATGTGTGTACCATATGTATTTAAATGCTTTACTGTTTCTAAGTATGTCAAGcatgtttatatgtatgtatgtcaaACTGTATGAATCTGTACACATGTCATACTATGTGAATGTGTATATATGTCAGAGTGCAAATATATTGCCAGTTaagcagatttatttatttttggtatttCATCACCTTAGAATTCTAAatttctatctgacatttttgccaAAATTTAGTTATTCACAAATTCTTATTCTGAGACTAATTTATTTACACTATGTGATTTTTAAAGGACTTTTGGGAATTTTTATTAAGAAAGCAAAAGGTTCTATCTACCAAGTATAtggaatgcaaaataaaatataaaaaattgaagctcaatatctcaaaaccaTTCAGAGTGCAGATAGAACCTTACAATTCTAAAATGATGTTCCAGTTGTTCCAGACCTGTGTGatcttttttcttctgctgagGTTTGGAACCACTTCAGGATGAGCAAATTATgtcagacttttcatttttgggtgaactatacctttaaatgcTGTGTCATTGATCAAGATGTTAAGATCTATATAAAAGAACATTCTTAGATCCATTATGTTCTATATCTAAATGACCAATAGCATAAATCCTATTCATCAAGGATTGACGCACAATCATTCATGTGTGAGCTCACTTACATTGCACATGATCTTGATGTGGGAGACCCTCCTACCAGCACTGGTCATTTCATCGGTGAGCACAGACAGAACAAAGTCTCCTGGTTTGGAGAGCGACTCCCTCACCAGGAACGTCCCGGGCTCATCACGCTCACGGAGCAGCTTCTCAGCACTGGGACCTGACAAGTGACCATGGTACCACCTGAAGACGCAAAAACAAAGGAGGAAAAAGTCATTGTTAGATGTTCTCATAatagaaaaaagtaaaaagtagtagTAAAATGTaccttgttatttatatatgaatagtaTTTCCTGCATGCATAACATGAATAAATTGATGTCTCTGACGTAAACAAACCAGTTAAGGTTTAAAGCCAAATGCAGCTGCACCACAAACCAATGCAGCCATGAGAGCAAAAACAAGAGACTGAACATTTATGTCACATCTGTATTTCCAGTGCACATATGTTTATTAGCAATCCAATTTTGAATCATGGTGCAAAAGTCTGGCAGCCCTCATGCTCTAGCATACAAAATTTTTTGTTAACAATTGGGCTCAGTTCTCAATTTCTACATCTTAGCTTCCTGTACTGCGGTCGGAAAATTTTCTGATGACAAGATTTCTTGACTCGAGACTTTGGTGTATTTTTAGCTTGTCCTTCCTTCTCTCTTgtcttgagaaaaaaaagagaggctTGCTAAATCGCCAAATGGGGGTTCTTCCATGCTTGCTCTTTGACAATTACAACCGGTGAATTAGTTTGCTGcttctgaataataataaatgtgtatatatatatatatatatatatatatatatatatatatatatatatgtgtgtgtgtgtgtgtgtgtgtgtgtgtgtgtgtgtgtgtgtgtgtgtgtgtgtgtgtgtgtgtgtgtgtgtgtgtgtgtatatatatgtgtgtatatgtgtgtatattagtttaacactaataaaataagcaattgctaatataatgtcaatgtcaattttatttatatagcactattaACCACAACCAAAATTGACCAGTGTGCTGTAAAACAAGTTAAACAGAAAATTCCACATTACAAAACAgactaaaataatgtataaaacagtacagtacatcattactaaaatacagtgcaattatACTTTTTCACTTGTTATATGCCAACTCAAAAGATAGGTTTTTATCTTGGACTTAAAAAAAGGCCAAGAAGAACAGATCTAATAGAAATAGGCATGTCATTCCAGAGACTGGGGGAAGCTACCAAAAAAGGTGGAGTCACCCTTACATTTATAATggtctaatttatatttttagttgacTACATCTTGTTAATGCAAATCTTAAGTTCTCTGTCTTTACTAAAAAAATCCGTATGACCAAAAGTTAAGCACATGTGACTGGGACACATATCAGCGGGACATCTGTCTTATTATTAAGACACCATGTCATCATGCAATCAGACATCTTTGTGTTTCTAATCATCAACAATCAACAATATTTTCAGTGCATCTTAATCTTTTTAGAAAGTTACATTctcattaattgtattattttatctgCCAGTTGTATATACTTTATACCATCTTTCATTGCAAATTGTCTTCCAAGGTATCAGAACTTGCGTGATAGACTTGAGAACATAATTTTCTTTACAACATCTTATGTGTTAGTCTCTGGTGACCATGTTCTACATTTAAGTTGCTTTAAATGTAAGCATTCACTCTTTCAATGAAAGTCAGTTGTTCTGGATCCCAGTAGTATGGACAAAGACAGttgaaaaacattgcaaaatatcttttttgttatgcagaagaaagtaagtaatacaggtttggaccGACATTAGGgaaagtaaattatgacagatttttttttttttttgcgataacTTTCTCATTAAATATCTGTAAATTCTAGAAAATACCAGAAGGTAAAGTGTCCCACTGAGTTTGCATGTGACCTAGGTTTGCATACTTTAGGTTCTCGGTCCGTTAGACAACACCCATCAAGCAGCTCATCATGAGCATgaccaaaaaaagagaaagagatagaCAGAAGTGTGGGGGACAAAGAGCTGAGAGAGATAGGGGAGAGATGAAGAAAGGCCTGAATGGGTCTGGTCACTGTTTGcaaatgtgtcaaaactaaaGTTTCCAACCGCAGTTGAGAAGAGG
Proteins encoded in this region:
- the LOC132103164 gene encoding tyrosine-protein phosphatase non-receptor type 6-like; the encoded protein is MVRWFHRDLSGLDAESVLKTRGVHGSFLARPSKKNVGDFSLSVRVGDMITHIRIQNTGDYYDLYGGEKFATLAELVEYYTGDHGTLQDKDGTIIELKYPLNCSDPTTERWYHGHLSGPSAEKLLRERDEPGTFLVRESLSKPGDFVLSVLTDEMTSAGRRVSHIKIMCNNDRYTVGGKDVFDNLADLVEHFKRTGIEELSGTMVYLKQPYYSTRLNAADIESRVKQLDLTSDNMDGADKKIKAGFWEEFDALQKLETKVTKSRDEGMRPENKSKNRYKNILPFDDTRVILQNADPNVVGSDYINANYVVNKLMDINYQKVYIACQGCLLTTVNDFWQMVWQEKTRVIVMTTREVEKGRNKCVPYWPTTDEKQKEAGRYVVTLLSEKDATDYKVRVMELTATHRKEPARTIWHYQYLSWPDHGVPQEPGGVLSFLEQVNMKQHELSSTGPMIIHCSAGIGRTGTIVVIDMLIDTIDAKGLDSDIDIQKCIQMVRDQRSGMVQTEAQYKFIYLAVLQYIESTKLTRRAVMETETEYGNLSIQPKHQKASRKTSSKKNEDVYENLGAKGKKDVKKQQSEDKKSGSVRKR